The Pseudomonas fluorescens genome includes a window with the following:
- the cysS gene encoding cysteine--tRNA ligase, whose amino-acid sequence MLTIYNTLTKSKEVFKPLDGNKVRMYVCGMTVYDYCHIGHGRSMVAFDLVTRWLRFSGYDLTYVRNITDIEDKIINRARENGEPYDALTERMIKAMHEDEARLNILKPDLEPRATDHIPGMLSMIQTLIDKGYAYAPGNGDVYYRVARFMGYGKLSRKKIEDLRIGARIEVDESKEDPLDFVLWKGAKPGEPSWESPWGAGRPGWHIECSVMSTCCLGETFDIHGGGSDLEFPHHENEIAQSEAATGKTYANAWMHCGMIRINGEKMSKSLNNFFTIRDVLDKYHPEVVRYLLVSSHYRSAINYSEDNLKDAKGALERFYHALKGLPSVPPAGGEAFVARFTEVMNDDFGTPEACAVLFEMVREINRLRESDLNAAAGLAARLKELASVLGVLQLEADDFLQAGAEGRVDAAEVETLIQARLTARANKDWAESDRIRDQLTAMGVVLEDGKGGTTWRLAD is encoded by the coding sequence GTGCTTACGATCTACAACACGCTCACCAAGAGCAAAGAAGTCTTCAAGCCGTTGGATGGCAACAAGGTCCGCATGTACGTCTGCGGCATGACCGTGTACGACTACTGCCACATTGGTCACGGTCGCAGCATGGTCGCCTTCGACCTGGTGACCCGCTGGCTGCGGTTCAGCGGTTATGACCTGACCTACGTGCGCAACATCACCGACATCGAAGACAAGATCATCAACCGTGCCCGCGAAAACGGCGAGCCTTACGATGCGCTGACCGAGCGCATGATCAAGGCCATGCACGAGGATGAGGCGCGCCTCAATATCCTCAAGCCGGACCTGGAGCCCCGTGCCACGGACCACATCCCTGGCATGCTGAGCATGATCCAGACCTTGATCGACAAGGGCTACGCCTACGCACCGGGCAATGGCGACGTGTACTACCGCGTCGCCAGGTTCATGGGCTACGGCAAGCTGTCGCGCAAGAAGATCGAAGACCTGCGCATCGGCGCGCGTATCGAAGTCGACGAGTCGAAAGAAGACCCGCTGGACTTCGTGCTGTGGAAGGGCGCCAAGCCGGGTGAGCCGAGCTGGGAGTCGCCGTGGGGCGCCGGGCGTCCGGGCTGGCACATCGAATGCTCGGTGATGTCCACCTGCTGCCTGGGCGAGACCTTCGACATTCATGGCGGCGGCAGTGACCTGGAATTTCCGCACCACGAAAACGAAATCGCCCAGAGCGAAGCGGCCACCGGCAAGACCTACGCCAATGCGTGGATGCATTGCGGCATGATCCGGATCAACGGCGAGAAGATGTCCAAGTCCTTGAACAACTTCTTCACCATCCGCGACGTGCTCGACAAGTACCACCCGGAAGTCGTGCGTTACCTGTTGGTGTCGAGCCACTACCGCAGCGCCATCAACTACTCGGAAGACAACCTCAAGGACGCCAAGGGTGCCCTGGAGCGTTTCTATCATGCGTTGAAAGGCCTGCCGAGCGTGCCGCCGGCCGGTGGCGAAGCGTTCGTTGCACGGTTTACCGAAGTGATGAACGACGACTTCGGCACACCGGAAGCGTGCGCGGTGCTGTTCGAGATGGTGCGTGAGATCAATCGCCTGCGTGAGAGTGATCTCAATGCCGCGGCAGGCCTGGCGGCGCGCCTGAAGGAATTGGCCAGTGTGCTGGGGGTGTTGCAGCTCGAAGCCGATGACTTCCTGCAGGCCGGTGCCGAAGGCCGCGTGGACGCCGCCGAAGTCGAGACGTTGATCCAGGCGCGCCTGACTGCACGCGCCAACAAGGATTGGGCCGAATCCGACCGCATCCGCGACCAGCTCACCGCCATGGGCGTGGTGCTGGAAGACGGCAAGGGCGGGACGACCTGGCGCCTGGCGGACTAA
- a CDS encoding DHA2 family efflux MFS transporter permease subunit — MSNNASFTPPSLLLSTIGLSLATFMQVLDTTIANVALPTISGNLGVSSEQGTWVITSFAVSNAIALPLTGWLSRRFGEVKLFLWATMLFVLASFLCGISTSMPELIGFRVLQGLVAGPLYPMTQTLLIAVYPPARRGMALALLAMVTVVAPIAGPILGGWITDSYSWPWIFFINVPIGVFAVLVVQQQLKARPVVTSHQPMDYVGLITLIIGVGALQVILDKGNDLDWFESNFIIIGALISIIALAVFVIWEMTDRHPVVNLRLFAYRNFRIGTIVLVGGYAGFFGINLILPQWLQTQMGYTATWAGLAVAPIGILPVLMSPFVGKYAHRFDLRVLAGLAFLAIGLSCFMRAGFTNEVDFQHIALVQLFMGIGVALFFMPTLSILMSDLPPHQIADGAGLATFLRTLGGSFAASLTTWIWIRRADLHHAYLSESISTFEPATREALNQLGGASTPAYARLDQVLTSQAYMLSTVDYFTLLGWAFMGLIVLVWLAKPPFAAKAGPASAGH, encoded by the coding sequence ATGAGCAATAACGCGTCTTTCACGCCGCCCAGCCTGTTGCTCAGCACCATCGGGCTGTCGCTGGCGACGTTCATGCAAGTGCTCGACACCACCATTGCCAACGTCGCCTTGCCGACTATTTCCGGCAACCTGGGCGTCAGCTCGGAGCAGGGCACCTGGGTGATCACCTCGTTCGCGGTGAGCAACGCCATTGCCTTGCCGCTTACTGGCTGGCTGAGCCGGCGGTTTGGCGAGGTGAAGCTGTTTTTGTGGGCGACGATGCTGTTCGTGCTCGCGTCGTTCTTGTGTGGTATTTCCACCTCGATGCCGGAGCTGATTGGCTTTCGCGTACTTCAAGGGCTGGTGGCCGGGCCGTTGTACCCGATGACCCAGACCCTGCTGATTGCCGTGTACCCGCCGGCCAGGCGCGGCATGGCCCTGGCGTTGCTGGCGATGGTCACGGTGGTGGCGCCGATTGCCGGGCCGATCCTCGGCGGCTGGATCACCGACAGCTACAGCTGGCCGTGGATCTTCTTCATCAACGTGCCCATCGGCGTTTTCGCCGTGCTCGTGGTGCAACAGCAGCTCAAGGCGCGGCCGGTGGTCACCAGCCATCAACCGATGGATTACGTGGGCTTGATCACGTTGATCATCGGCGTCGGCGCGCTCCAGGTGATTCTCGACAAAGGCAATGACTTGGACTGGTTCGAATCGAACTTCATCATCATCGGTGCGCTGATTTCGATCATTGCCCTGGCGGTGTTCGTGATCTGGGAAATGACCGACCGCCATCCGGTGGTCAATCTCCGCCTGTTCGCCTACCGCAACTTTCGTATCGGCACCATCGTGCTGGTGGGGGGGTATGCCGGATTCTTCGGCATCAACCTGATCCTGCCGCAGTGGTTGCAGACCCAGATGGGCTACACCGCCACCTGGGCCGGACTGGCGGTGGCCCCCATCGGCATCCTGCCGGTGCTGATGTCGCCCTTCGTCGGCAAGTACGCCCACCGGTTCGACCTGCGCGTATTGGCCGGGCTGGCGTTCCTGGCCATTGGCCTGAGCTGCTTCATGCGCGCCGGGTTCACCAACGAGGTGGATTTCCAGCACATTGCCTTGGTGCAATTGTTCATGGGCATCGGTGTGGCGCTGTTTTTCATGCCGACCCTGAGCATCCTGATGTCGGACCTGCCGCCGCACCAGATCGCCGACGGCGCGGGCCTGGCGACGTTCTTGCGGACCTTGGGCGGCAGCTTTGCCGCGTCCCTGACCACCTGGATCTGGATCCGCCGGGCCGACCTGCACCATGCCTACCTGAGCGAAAGCATCAGCACCTTCGAGCCGGCCACCCGCGAGGCACTCAACCAGCTTGGCGGCGCGAGCACACCGGCTTATGCCCGGCTTGACCAGGTCCTTACCAGCCAGGCATACATGCTTTCCACCGTGGATTACTTCACGCTGTTGGGCTGGGCGTTCATGGGCTTGATCGTGCTGGTGTGGCTGGCGAAGCCGCCGTTTGCGGCGAAGGCTGGGCCGGCTTCGGCGGGGCATTGA
- the csrA gene encoding carbon storage regulator CsrA, translating into MLILTRKVGESINIGDDITITILGVSGQQVRIGINAPKNVAVHREEIYQRIQAGLTAPDKPQTP; encoded by the coding sequence ATGCTGATACTCACCCGCAAAGTCGGTGAAAGCATAAACATTGGTGACGACATCACGATCACCATTCTGGGCGTTAGCGGCCAACAAGTCCGGATCGGCATCAACGCCCCGAAAAACGTTGCGGTGCATCGTGAAGAGATTTATCAGCGTATTCAGGCAGGCCTTACCGCCCCTGACAAACCGCAAACTCCCTGA
- a CDS encoding endonuclease: MSVRCLAFLLVFIAMGAQAGAPRTFNEAKKVAWKLYAPQSTEFYCGCKYTGNRVNLAACGYVPRKNASRAARIEWEHIVPAWQIGHQRQCWQQGGRKNCTRYDPVYQRAEADLHNLVPSIGEVNGDRSNFSFGWLPVQKGQYGSCLTQVDFKAKKVMPRPSIRGMIARTYFYMSKQYGLRLSKQDRRLYEAWDKTYPVESWERQRNQSVACVMGRGNEFVGPVDMKACG; the protein is encoded by the coding sequence ATGAGTGTTCGCTGTTTAGCTTTTTTGCTTGTGTTTATCGCGATGGGCGCACAAGCCGGTGCGCCGCGCACCTTCAACGAAGCCAAGAAAGTCGCCTGGAAACTCTACGCACCACAATCCACCGAGTTCTACTGTGGCTGTAAATACACTGGCAATCGCGTGAACCTGGCCGCCTGCGGTTATGTACCGCGCAAGAATGCCAGCCGCGCCGCTCGCATCGAGTGGGAGCATATTGTCCCGGCCTGGCAGATCGGCCATCAGCGTCAATGCTGGCAACAAGGGGGTCGCAAGAACTGCACCCGCTATGACCCGGTCTATCAACGGGCCGAGGCCGACCTGCACAACCTGGTGCCGAGCATCGGGGAAGTGAATGGTGATCGCAGCAATTTCAGTTTCGGCTGGTTGCCGGTGCAGAAGGGCCAGTACGGCTCATGCCTGACCCAAGTGGACTTCAAGGCCAAGAAGGTCATGCCCCGCCCGTCTATCCGGGGCATGATCGCCCGGACCTATTTCTACATGAGCAAACAATACGGCCTGCGCCTCTCGAAACAGGACCGACGCCTGTATGAAGCCTGGGACAAGACCTACCCGGTCGAAAGCTGGGAGCGTCAGCGCAACCAGAGCGTGGCGTGCGTCATGGGCCGTGGCAACGAGTTCGTGGGGCCGGTGGACATGAAGGCCTGCGGCTGA
- a CDS encoding HlyD family efflux transporter periplasmic adaptor subunit yields MATAETTQSEHAQDGNPRKRKVMLLTLTLLVILSGLGVWAWHELYGRWSESTDDAYVNGNVVEITPLVTGTVVSIGADDGDLVREGQVLVQFDPNDAEVGLQSAQANLARTVRQVRGLYSNVDGMRAQVNAQEAEVQKAQENYSRRKNLAAGGAISKEELSHARDDLTSAQNALANARQQLKTTSALVDDTVVSSHPDVQSAAAQLRQAFLANARSTLIAPVTGYVAKRTVQLGQRVQPGTALMAVIPLDQLWIDANFKETQLRDMRIGQPVEIEADLYGSDVKYSGTIDSLGAGTGSAFALLPAQNATGNWIKIVQRVPVRIHINAQELAKHPLRIGLSTLVNVDLHDQSGPVLAQQPPQKASLSTQVYDQQLTDADAMIARLIHDNSAAASKTAQR; encoded by the coding sequence ATGGCGACTGCCGAAACGACTCAATCCGAACATGCGCAAGACGGTAATCCACGCAAGCGCAAGGTCATGCTGCTGACACTGACGCTGCTGGTCATTCTTTCGGGCCTGGGCGTCTGGGCCTGGCACGAACTGTATGGTCGCTGGAGCGAAAGCACTGACGATGCCTATGTGAACGGCAACGTGGTGGAAATCACGCCGCTGGTCACCGGCACCGTGGTGAGCATTGGGGCCGACGACGGCGACCTGGTGCGTGAGGGCCAGGTGCTGGTGCAGTTCGACCCGAACGACGCCGAAGTCGGGCTGCAAAGTGCCCAGGCCAACCTGGCGCGGACCGTGCGCCAGGTGCGTGGCTTGTACAGCAACGTCGATGGCATGCGGGCGCAGGTCAATGCGCAAGAGGCCGAAGTGCAGAAGGCCCAGGAAAACTACAGCCGACGCAAGAACCTGGCGGCCGGCGGGGCGATTTCCAAGGAGGAACTGTCTCACGCCCGGGATGACCTGACCTCGGCGCAGAACGCCTTGGCCAATGCCCGGCAACAGCTCAAGACCACCAGCGCCTTGGTCGACGATACCGTGGTGTCGTCCCATCCCGACGTGCAGTCCGCCGCCGCGCAGCTGCGTCAGGCCTTCCTGGCCAACGCCCGCAGTACTTTGATCGCACCCGTCACCGGCTATGTCGCCAAGCGCACCGTGCAACTCGGCCAACGGGTGCAGCCGGGCACGGCGTTGATGGCGGTGATCCCGCTGGATCAGCTGTGGATCGACGCCAACTTCAAGGAAACCCAACTGCGCGACATGCGCATCGGCCAACCGGTGGAGATCGAAGCCGACCTGTACGGCAGCGATGTGAAGTACAGCGGCACTATCGACAGCCTTGGCGCCGGGACCGGCAGCGCGTTTGCCTTGCTACCGGCGCAGAACGCTACCGGTAACTGGATCAAGATCGTCCAGCGGGTGCCGGTGCGCATTCACATCAATGCCCAGGAACTGGCCAAGCATCCGCTGCGCATTGGCCTGTCGACCCTGGTCAACGTCGACCTGCACGACCAGAGCGGCCCGGTACTGGCCCAACAACCACCGCAGAAAGCCTCGCTCAGCACCCAGGTCTACGATCAGCAACTGACCGATGCTGACGCGATGATCGCGCGCCTGATCCACGACAACAGTGCGGCTGCGAGCAAGACCGCGCAGCGCTAG
- a CDS encoding UDP-2,3-diacylglucosamine diphosphatase, translated as MILLISDLHLEEERPDITRAFLDLLATRARSAQALYILGDFFEAWIGDDAMTPFQRSICQALRELSDSGTDIFLMHGNRDFMLGQAFCKAAGCTLLKDPSVVQFNGEPVLLMHGDSLCTRDEGYMKLRRWLRNPVTLFVLRHLPLGSRQKLARKLRSESRTQTRMKANDIVDVTPEEIPRIMQQYGVKTLIHGHTHRPAIHKLQLGEHAARRIVLGDWDKQGWALQVDEQGFALAPFGFAPPPLLPAPHPT; from the coding sequence GTGATATTGCTGATTTCAGACTTGCATCTGGAAGAGGAGCGCCCGGACATCACCCGGGCGTTTCTGGATTTACTCGCCACACGCGCCCGCTCGGCGCAAGCGTTGTACATCCTGGGCGACTTTTTCGAAGCCTGGATCGGCGACGATGCCATGACGCCGTTCCAGCGTTCCATCTGCCAGGCCCTGCGCGAATTGAGCGACAGTGGCACGGACATCTTCCTGATGCACGGCAATCGCGACTTCATGCTGGGGCAGGCCTTTTGCAAAGCGGCCGGCTGCACCCTGCTCAAGGACCCGAGTGTCGTGCAGTTCAATGGCGAGCCGGTGCTGCTGATGCACGGCGACAGCCTCTGCACCCGCGACGAAGGCTACATGAAGCTGCGGCGCTGGCTGCGCAACCCGGTCACGCTGTTCGTCCTGCGACACCTGCCCCTGGGCAGTCGCCAGAAACTGGCGCGCAAACTGCGCAGCGAAAGCCGCACGCAGACACGCATGAAAGCCAATGACATCGTCGACGTCACGCCCGAAGAGATCCCGCGGATCATGCAGCAATACGGCGTGAAGACCTTGATCCACGGCCACACCCACCGCCCTGCCATCCACAAGCTGCAACTGGGCGAACACGCCGCCCGGCGCATCGTGCTGGGGGATTGGGACAAGCAAGGCTGGGCGTTGCAGGTGGATGAACAAGGGTTTGCGTTGGCGCCGTTTGGATTTGCCCCGCCGCCGCTGCTGCCTGCGCCTCACCCAACCTGA
- a CDS encoding DUF2214 family protein — protein sequence MLAHWSLAAIHLLAFALGFWAVLTRGTALRRLAAGVDAVRNVLMADNLWGLSALVLLVTGGMRAFAGYEKGTDYYLHQPLFHLKMTLFLLILLLEIAPMIALIKWRMALGKGAAIDPSKAGRFARISHIEALLLILMVIAATGMARGVSLG from the coding sequence ATGTTGGCTCATTGGTCTCTGGCGGCTATTCATCTTCTGGCGTTCGCCCTTGGGTTCTGGGCGGTGCTCACGCGCGGCACGGCGCTACGACGCCTGGCTGCTGGTGTCGATGCGGTTCGAAATGTGCTGATGGCGGACAACCTGTGGGGCCTGTCGGCGCTGGTGCTGCTGGTGACCGGTGGGATGCGCGCTTTCGCGGGGTACGAAAAGGGCACGGATTATTACCTGCACCAACCGCTGTTTCACCTGAAGATGACTTTGTTCCTGCTGATCCTGTTGCTTGAAATCGCGCCAATGATCGCCCTGATCAAATGGCGGATGGCGCTGGGCAAAGGGGCTGCGATCGATCCCTCGAAAGCCGGCCGGTTTGCACGGATCAGTCACATCGAAGCTTTGTTGCTGATCCTGATGGTGATCGCCGCCACGGGCATGGCGCGCGGCGTGAGCCTGGGTTGA
- a CDS encoding glutamine--tRNA ligase/YqeY domain fusion protein, giving the protein MSKPTVDPTSNSKTGPAVPVNFLRPIIQADLDSGKHTQIVTRFPPEPNGYLHIGHAKSICVNFGLAQEFGGVTHLRFDDTNPAKEDQEYIDAIETDVKWLGFQWSGEVRYASQYFDQLHDWAVELIKAGNAYVCDLTPEQAKEYRGSLTEPGKNSPFRDRSVEENLDLFARMRAGEFPDGARVLRAKIDMASPNMNLRDPIMYRIRHAHHHQTGDKWCIYPNYDFTHGQSDAIEGITHSICTLEFESHRPLYEWFLEHLPVPATPRQYEFSRLNLNYTITSKRKLKQLVDEKHVNGWDDPRMSTLSGFRRRGYTPASIRNFCEMIGTNRSDGVVDFGMLEFSIRQDLDANAPRAMCVLRPLKVVITNYPQDQVENLELPRHPQKEELGVRKLPFAREIYIDHDDFMEEPPKGYKRLEPNGEVRLRGSYVIRADEAIKDADGNIVELRCSYDPDTLGKNPEGRKVKGVIHWVPAAASVECEVRLYDRLFRSPNPEKAEDSASFLDNINPDSLQVLTGCRAEPSLGNAQPEDRFQFEREGYFVADIKDSKPGQPVFNRTVTLRDSWGQ; this is encoded by the coding sequence ATGAGCAAGCCCACTGTCGACCCTACCTCGAATTCCAAGACCGGCCCGGCCGTGCCGGTCAATTTCCTGCGCCCGATCATCCAGGCGGACCTGGACTCGGGTAAGCACACACAGATCGTCACTCGCTTCCCACCAGAGCCCAACGGCTACCTGCACATCGGCCATGCCAAGTCGATCTGCGTGAATTTCGGCCTGGCCCAGGAGTTCGGCGGCGTCACGCACCTGCGTTTCGACGACACCAACCCGGCCAAGGAAGACCAGGAATACATCGACGCGATCGAAACCGACGTCAAGTGGCTGGGTTTCCAATGGTCCGGTGAGGTGCGCTACGCCTCGCAATATTTCGACCAGTTGCACGACTGGGCCGTGGAACTGATCAAGGCCGGCAACGCCTATGTGTGCGACCTGACCCCCGAGCAGGCCAAGGAATACCGTGGCAGCCTGACCGAGCCGGGCAAGAACAGCCCGTTCCGTGATCGCAGCGTGGAAGAGAACCTCGACCTGTTCGCCCGTATGCGCGCCGGCGAGTTCCCGGACGGCGCTCGGGTGCTGCGCGCCAAGATCGACATGGCTTCGCCGAACATGAACCTGCGCGACCCGATCATGTACCGCATTCGCCACGCCCATCACCACCAGACAGGCGACAAATGGTGCATCTACCCCAACTATGACTTCACCCACGGCCAGTCGGACGCCATCGAAGGCATCACTCATTCGATCTGCACCCTGGAGTTCGAAAGCCATCGTCCGTTGTACGAGTGGTTCCTCGAGCACCTGCCGGTGCCGGCCACCCCGCGCCAGTACGAATTCAGCCGCCTGAACCTGAACTACACCATCACCAGCAAGCGCAAGCTCAAGCAACTGGTGGACGAGAAGCACGTCAACGGCTGGGACGACCCGCGCATGTCGACGCTGTCGGGCTTCCGTCGTCGCGGCTACACGCCGGCGTCGATCCGCAACTTCTGCGAGATGATCGGCACCAACCGTTCCGACGGTGTGGTCGATTTCGGCATGCTTGAGTTCAGCATCCGTCAGGATCTGGATGCGAATGCCCCGCGCGCCATGTGCGTGTTGCGTCCGTTGAAGGTCGTGATCACCAACTACCCGCAAGACCAGGTCGAAAACCTCGAACTGCCGCGTCATCCGCAAAAAGAAGAACTCGGCGTGCGCAAACTGCCGTTCGCCCGTGAAATCTACATCGACCACGATGACTTCATGGAAGAGCCGCCAAAAGGCTACAAGCGCCTGGAGCCGAACGGCGAAGTGCGTCTGCGCGGCAGCTACGTGATCCGCGCCGACGAAGCGATCAAGGACGCCGACGGCAACATCGTCGAGCTGCGTTGCTCGTACGATCCCGACACCTTGGGCAAGAACCCGGAAGGTCGCAAGGTCAAGGGCGTGATCCACTGGGTGCCGGCCGCCGCCAGCGTCGAGTGCGAAGTGCGTCTGTACGATCGCCTGTTCCGCTCTCCGAACCCGGAGAAGGCCGAAGACAGCGCGAGTTTCCTGGACAACATCAACCCTGACTCACTGCAAGTGCTGACCGGTTGTCGTGCTGAACCCTCGTTGGGCAATGCACAGCCGGAAGACCGTTTCCAGTTCGAACGCGAAGGTTACTTCGTCGCGGATATCAAGGACTCGAAACCAGGTCAGCCGGTATTCAACCGTACCGTGACCCTGCGTGATTCGTGGGGCCAGTGA
- a CDS encoding sugar ABC transporter substrate-binding protein yields the protein MKLPFAGRLLAVAMLAAASAALPLSSAFAQTAEKPKVALVMKSLANEFFLTMEDGAKAYQKEHSADFDLISNGIKDETDTANQIRIVEQMIVSKVDALIIAPADSKAMVPVIKKAVDAGITVINIDNQLDPAVVKSKNINVPFVGPDNRKGARLVGEYLAKQLKAGDEVGIIEGVSTTTNAQARTAGFKDAMEAAQVKVVSLQSGDWEINKGNQVAASMLSEYPNIKALLAGNDSMAVGAVSAVRAAGKAGKVQVVGYDNINAIKPMLKDGRVLATADQFAAKQAVFGIETALKILKGEKVDSGTNGVIETPVELVTK from the coding sequence ATGAAGTTGCCATTCGCTGGACGCCTTCTCGCTGTTGCCATGCTCGCGGCCGCATCCGCTGCGCTGCCTCTCTCCTCGGCATTCGCCCAGACCGCAGAAAAGCCCAAGGTCGCCCTGGTCATGAAATCCCTGGCCAACGAATTCTTCCTGACCATGGAAGACGGCGCCAAGGCTTACCAGAAGGAACACTCCGCCGATTTCGACCTGATCTCCAACGGGATCAAGGATGAAACCGACACCGCCAACCAGATCCGCATCGTCGAGCAGATGATCGTGTCCAAGGTCGATGCCCTGATTATCGCGCCAGCGGATTCCAAGGCCATGGTGCCGGTGATCAAGAAAGCCGTGGACGCTGGCATCACGGTGATCAACATCGATAACCAGCTCGATCCGGCCGTGGTCAAAAGCAAGAACATCAACGTGCCGTTCGTAGGCCCGGACAACCGCAAAGGCGCGCGCCTGGTGGGCGAGTACCTGGCCAAGCAGCTCAAGGCCGGTGACGAAGTCGGCATCATCGAAGGCGTGTCCACAACGACCAATGCCCAGGCACGCACCGCAGGCTTCAAGGATGCAATGGAAGCGGCGCAGGTCAAGGTCGTTTCCCTGCAATCGGGTGACTGGGAAATCAACAAGGGCAACCAGGTTGCCGCGTCGATGCTCAGCGAATACCCGAACATCAAGGCACTGCTGGCCGGTAACGACAGCATGGCGGTCGGTGCCGTATCGGCCGTGCGCGCGGCGGGCAAGGCGGGCAAGGTGCAGGTGGTCGGCTACGACAACATCAACGCCATCAAGCCAATGCTCAAGGACGGTCGTGTCCTGGCGACGGCCGACCAGTTCGCCGCCAAGCAGGCCGTGTTCGGCATCGAAACAGCGCTGAAGATCCTCAAGGGTGAAAAAGTCGACAGCGGTACCAACGGCGTTATCGAAACTCCGGTCGAGCTGGTGACCAAGTAG
- a CDS encoding DUF1654 domain-containing protein, translating into MPTVKYCMHVQLNKDNSVATPSAATTPLDSYTRLGLRVSKIINAPTAQKAKAALIFRLPDEPVDEWERLLEEIDENDNVTLAYRDDGGVQVFWVVPKED; encoded by the coding sequence TTGCCTACGGTCAAATACTGTATGCACGTACAGCTTAATAAGGATAATTCTGTGGCCACGCCCTCCGCTGCAACTACCCCCTTAGATTCCTATACACGACTCGGCCTTCGGGTCTCGAAAATCATCAACGCCCCCACCGCGCAAAAAGCCAAGGCCGCCCTGATCTTCCGTCTGCCTGACGAGCCGGTGGATGAGTGGGAGCGCCTGTTGGAAGAAATCGACGAGAACGACAACGTGACCCTCGCCTATCGCGATGATGGCGGTGTGCAGGTTTTCTGGGTTGTGCCGAAGGAAGATTGA
- a CDS encoding peptidylprolyl isomerase, whose amino-acid sequence MSKVKLTTNHGDIVLQLNAEKAPLTVANFIEYVNAGHYENTVFHRVIGNFMIQGGGFEPGMKEKKDKRPSIQNEADNGLPNKKYSVAMARTMEPHSASAQFFINVADNSFLNHSSKTTQGWGYAVFGEVIEGTDVVDKIKGVSTTSKAGHQDVPAEDVIIEKAEIVE is encoded by the coding sequence ATGAGCAAAGTCAAACTGACCACCAACCACGGTGACATCGTTCTGCAACTGAACGCCGAGAAGGCGCCGCTGACCGTGGCCAACTTCATCGAATACGTCAACGCCGGCCACTACGAAAACACCGTGTTCCACCGCGTCATCGGCAACTTCATGATCCAGGGCGGCGGTTTCGAGCCAGGCATGAAGGAAAAGAAAGACAAGCGCCCAAGCATCCAGAACGAAGCCGACAATGGCCTGCCGAACAAAAAGTACAGCGTTGCCATGGCCCGTACCATGGAGCCGCATTCGGCCTCCGCACAGTTCTTCATCAACGTGGCGGACAACAGCTTCCTCAACCACAGCAGCAAGACCACCCAGGGCTGGGGCTATGCAGTGTTCGGTGAAGTGATCGAAGGCACCGACGTGGTCGACAAGATCAAAGGCGTTTCCACCACGTCCAAGGCCGGCCACCAGGACGTCCCGGCAGAAGACGTGATCATCGAGAAAGCCGAGATCGTTGAGTGA